GGGTATTTCGGAAGGGATGTTCTTGGATTGGGAGATACATTCTCTACTGATTGGGGAAACACTACGGCTACATTGCGATGGAACAGTATTATCAACAGTAAATTGTTCTCTAATACATCATTCATTTATAGCAATTACAATTATAAGGTAAGCTTAAAAAGCAACAACAATACTTTCGGTCTGAGTTCAGAGATCGAAGACTGGAATCTTAAGCAGGACTTTACGTGGTTTGCAGGAAATAAGCATTCTGTACGTTTCGGGTTGCAGTCTATTTATCATACGCTTACGCCAAGCAGTGCTTCAGGAACGAGTGTAAGCAGCTTCCCGAGAAATCCGAGGAAATCGTGGGAAAATGCGGTATACATCAATGATGATTTTAAAGCCACAGAAAAGCTGACGGTGAATTACGGTTTAAGGTTGTCTTCATTCAGTGTGCTGGGTGGCGATACGTATAACTCGTATGAAAATGGGGTGATCACGGACAGCAGATATCTGGAGAAGGGTAAATTCGGAAAAACATACGTGAATCTCGAGCCGAGGATCACAGCGAATTACCGCATCAATGAGGTAAGCAGCATTAAAGGAGGTTACTCGAGGAATACGCAGAATCTGCACCTTCTGAGCAATAGCAGCAGCGGAAACCCCACAGACCAATGGATCGGGAGCAGCTACAGTGTGAAGCCGGAAATAGCAGATCAGGTCAGTGCGGGATACAGCAGGAATTTCAATCATAACAATTATGAACTGAATGCGGAGATTTATTATAAGTCGATGCAGAATCAGATCGATTTTAAAAACGGTGCGCAGATCACGTTTGATACGGCAGCGGATGTGGAAAGTGAGCTTCTGTTCGGAAAAGGAAGGGCTTACGGACTGGAACTTATCGCCAAAAAGAAAAGCGGAAGACTGACCGGCTGGATTTCTTATACGCTGTCCAAAACGGAAAGAAAAATAGATGGCATCAACGATAATCAATGGTATAATGCAAGAATGGATAAAACCCATGATTTATCAATTGTAGCAACTTATGAGCTGAACAAAAAGTGGTCTTTATCCGGATTATTCGTTTATAGTACAGGAAATGCAGTAACTTTTCCTACAGGAAAGTATGAGCTGAACGGACAGACGATCTTCCAGTACAGCAGCAGGAATGCAGACCGGATGCCAGCGTATCACAGAATGGATGTGAGTGCAACGTATGAGCCGGATACTACGAAGCGTTTTAAAGGTTCGTGGTCGTTTGGTATTTATAATCTCTACGGACGTGAAAATGCCTATACGATTTCATTTGAAGATAATCCGAACAATCCGGGAACTACCCGTGCGATGCAGACTTCTCTATTCAGATGGGTACCTAATATCACTTATAATTTCAAATTTTAGATCATGAAGAATATTATTTTTATCATATTATCGCTGTTCGCTGTAACTTCCTGTGAAAAGGAGATTGATCTTGATCTTGAGGATCAGAGTGGAAAAATTGTCATAGAGGGTAATATCACGAATAAGCCGGGACCTTATATTGTAAGGATCACAAAGTCGGTAGCCTTTACACAAAACAATCAGTATCCTGCAGTAGTGGGAGCACAGGTAGTGATAAGTGACAACACGGGCCAAACGGAAACATTACAGTATATTGGGGACGGAAATTACAGGACGTCTGCATTCAACGGAGCAACAGGCCGCACCTATACGCTGAATATCCAGGCTGAAGGAAAGCAGTACACTGCACAGAGCACGATGCCTGAAGCGGTGCATCTGGACGGCCTTACACAGGATTCTTTCTCTTTCGGAGGTGAGATCACGTATGCTCTTTTACCTGTTTTTACAGATCCTCCGGCTCTGGGAAACCGTTATCTTTTCAATTTTACGGTCAATAGTTTAACGAAGAAAACGTTTGACGTATTTTCAGATAACGTCAACAACGGAATGGTGAATCAGAGACCTATATTTCTTCCGAATGAGGAAGACGATAATGATCCTACAAAGCATAAGGTAATAGTAGGCGATACGATTCACATGGAAATGCAGAGCATTGATAACAATATCTTCACCTACTACTCTGCTCTTCTGCAGATCATAGATGGCGGTGGACCTGGCGGAGGCGTTACCCCTTCCAATCCTCCAAGCAATATCAGCAATGGTGCTTTGGGATATTTCTCGGCGCATACGGTGCAGAGGAAGAAGGTGATCATTCATTAAACAATTCTATTTAAAATGTAATAAAGATTGTTCCGGATTGGGGCAGTCTTTTTTTAGTATTTCTAAATAATTCCTAAAACTCCTATGGTGAGCTAAAGACGAAAAATTCATTTCGCCAAATACAGAAAATTCTAGGACCAGTACTTCTGATTATTTCCCTTGACTTTCCCTGGATCCAATTTTTGTAAAGCTTTCCATGCGTTAATATTGATCCGGAAATATGTCGAACAAAAAAAAACAGAACGGCTCCCTAATGCGGGTGTACCATTCTGTCTGTATTTTAAAAATT
The Chryseobacterium sp. W4I1 DNA segment above includes these coding regions:
- a CDS encoding TonB-dependent receptor; translated protein: MQKLFFKTAVTAAALCFSSLALAQQKYSVSGTVKDHKNGELLIGVTVKVNEDPSISVVANEYGFYSLSLPEGNYTLIVSYPGYRDFELPVKVEQNTKLDLPLDQEEKGDEKVGKIDEVVISGIKKDKNLTSAQMGTETLSIKNIEKLPVLFGEKDVMKTIQLLPGIKSNGEGSSGFSVRGGATDQNLILLDEAPVYNASHLLGFFSTFNSDALKDASIIKGNSPAQYGGRLSSVMDVKMKDGNNKDYNVNGGIGLISSRLSVEGPIQKEKSSFIVSGRRTYADLFLKTTDDFKDSKLYFYDLNLKANYQINDNNRLYLSGYFGRDVLGLGDTFSTDWGNTTATLRWNSIINSKLFSNTSFIYSNYNYKVSLKSNNNTFGLSSEIEDWNLKQDFTWFAGNKHSVRFGLQSIYHTLTPSSASGTSVSSFPRNPRKSWENAVYINDDFKATEKLTVNYGLRLSSFSVLGGDTYNSYENGVITDSRYLEKGKFGKTYVNLEPRITANYRINEVSSIKGGYSRNTQNLHLLSNSSSGNPTDQWIGSSYSVKPEIADQVSAGYSRNFNHNNYELNAEIYYKSMQNQIDFKNGAQITFDTAADVESELLFGKGRAYGLELIAKKKSGRLTGWISYTLSKTERKIDGINDNQWYNARMDKTHDLSIVATYELNKKWSLSGLFVYSTGNAVTFPTGKYELNGQTIFQYSSRNADRMPAYHRMDVSATYEPDTTKRFKGSWSFGIYNLYGRENAYTISFEDNPNNPGTTRAMQTSLFRWVPNITYNFKF
- a CDS encoding DUF4249 domain-containing protein; translation: MKNIIFIILSLFAVTSCEKEIDLDLEDQSGKIVIEGNITNKPGPYIVRITKSVAFTQNNQYPAVVGAQVVISDNTGQTETLQYIGDGNYRTSAFNGATGRTYTLNIQAEGKQYTAQSTMPEAVHLDGLTQDSFSFGGEITYALLPVFTDPPALGNRYLFNFTVNSLTKKTFDVFSDNVNNGMVNQRPIFLPNEEDDNDPTKHKVIVGDTIHMEMQSIDNNIFTYYSALLQIIDGGGPGGGVTPSNPPSNISNGALGYFSAHTVQRKKVIIH